In the Vulpes vulpes isolate BD-2025 chromosome 12, VulVul3, whole genome shotgun sequence genome, ggggctgtgtgtgtgtgtgtgtgtgtgtttgtgtatgttcAAGGCCTGGCCTGAGGCCAAGAGAAGGGCACCTGTGCACTTAGATCCTCTGGGTTTAGCCCACTCTCCACATCCACCCAAACTGGAATGAAGGGAGACAGAGCCCCACAGGCCCAGGGTTGGACTAGAAGAGTCCCAGCAGCAACTGCCCTGGGGTAGGGGAGAGGATGTCTGTCAGATTTAGGTGGGGGTCCCAAACACCTGAACAGAGAAACTAAGGCAGGAGTCCATGCCACAGTTTGGAGGCACAGTGATCCTGGCCTGAAGTAGGATcaacaccccccccacacacacacacacactaggcTCCGCAGGTGGGGACCAGGAACTGTACCCCACAGGGTGTGTGCTTTCTTGCATCTGGAAGGATGAAGCCAACTCTGCCCTCCAGCCCTGATGATGGGACCCTCAAAGTCCAGGTGTATATCTAAAGAGTGGGAGCTGGTTATTTGCCTGTGTTTTGCAAGTCAAAATCAAAGAGTTTCGGAGCAAAGTCCAGAGCTTGCAGGCCCCTCCCAAGTCCAGGTGTACCCGCGAcactcctcctccccctgggtggggagggggcgtggaGGTGGGGGAACGGCGCCTCCTGGCATCCCGGGccggccccctgccctcccccttgaGCATCTTGGATCCAAAAGCCCAGAAACAAGGGGTGGGGGCCGGAGGTCCCTCAGGTTGGACTTCACTTATTTTCCAGGAGGGCTTAAAGGGGAGTCGAGACAAGGTCAGCACgcagaaaggaggagaaaaggtgGGACCTAGACGGGCGGCCCTGACTCCCGCCCATCCTCGCCcccagcctacttctccctgcAGGTGATCTCGGCGCGCAGAGCCTTCCGCGTGTCGCCGCCACTTACCACCGGGCCGCCGGAGTTCGAGCGCGTCTACCGAGCCCAGTgaggcgcggggagggcgcggggagggcgcggggagggcgcgggcgggCAGCGGCGGggtcccagccccctccccgccggcgCCCTCACACCGCCCGTTCCCACCGCAGAGTGAACTGCAGCGAGCACTTCCCACTGTTCCTCGCCACGCTCTGGGTCGCCGGCATCTTCTTCCACGAAGGTCTGGGCTCGGGGCAGACGCGCACCCatcccggggccggggccggggcccgggccgcGCCGGCCGGCTCACGTGGCCGCACCCACCCGCCTCCCGCAGGCACGGCGGCCCTGTGCGGGCTGGTCTACCTTTTCGCGCGCCTCCGCTACTTCCAGGGCTACGCGCGCTCGGCGCAGCAAAGGTGAGGACCCTGCTGGGGATCCGGGAGGTGGCGCGGCCCGGGAGAcgaggctgggggcgggcctggcggggcgggggctggccGCGGCGGGCCTggcgggccgggggctgggggcgggcctggcgggccgggggctgggggcgggcctggcgCGGCGGGGGCTGGCCGTGGTGGGCCCggcgggccgggggctgggggcaggcctggcgggggctgggggcgggccgccgccgcccgccgccgcccgccccgcccccgctgaGCGCCGCCCGCAGGTTGACCCCGCTGTACGCGAGCGCGCGCGCGCTCTGGCTGCTGGTGGCGCTGGCGGCGCTCGGCCTGCTCGTCCACTTTCTGCCCCGCGCGCTGCGCGCCGCGCTCCTCGGACGGCTCGGGACgctcctgcccagggcctgaGACGGAGGACGCCGGGTCGGAGGAACCGGAGAAGAGCCGGAGCTTCCAAGAGGACAGGGGAGGGGTGCTCGTCCTATCCCAATGCCCTATTAAAGTGCCGGTGACCGAACCCCGTGCGCACTGTCCGGGTCGGAGGGGCCGCGCAGCCCTGGGCCGCGGCGGGCTGGTGGGCTTCCGGGCAATGGGcttcccgggggcggggctgcgggagAGGGGCCTCTCGGCCCCGGGGACACACGCCCGGCCCGCCGCCGCCCTTTCCGCGGGGGCTCGCCCCGTGGCCC is a window encoding:
- the LTC4S gene encoding leukotriene C4 synthase isoform X2; its protein translation is MKDEVALLATVTLLGVLLQAYFSLQVISARRAFRVSPPLTTGPPEFERVYRAQVNCSEHFPLFLATLWVAGIFFHEGTAALCGLVYLFARLRYFQGYARSAQQRLTPLYASARALWLLVALAALGLLVHFLPRALRAALLGRLGTLLPRA
- the LTC4S gene encoding leukotriene C4 synthase isoform X1; the encoded protein is MKDEVALLATVTLLGVLLQAYFSLQVISARRAFRVSPPLTTGPPEFERVYRAQVNCSEHFPLFLATLWVAGIFFHEGLGSGQTRTHPGAGAGARAAPAGSRGRTHPPPAGTAALCGLVYLFARLRYFQGYARSAQQRLTPLYASARALWLLVALAALGLLVHFLPRALRAALLGRLGTLLPRA